The genomic region AGAAGGGCATGCTGCACGGTCGCGTTCGGCCCGATAATGCAGTCGCGCCCGATCGCTACGTCATGAGCGAGCACGGAGCCGGCGCCGATGACGGTGCCACTGCCAATCTCAACGTTCGGGCCGATAATCGCCCCGATTTCCACCCGCACACCCTCTTCAAGACGAGCGGTCGGATGAACGTTGCCGGCAATGAGCGGCTCGTCCGGCGTGCTGGCGAAATTCTTCGGCGCGACAGCCGAAGGAAAAGCCTCCGCCAAAATGCGCGAATAAGCGCGGTAAGGCTCCCCGGTTTCGAGGACGGCCACGCCCTCGGGCACCTTCCCGGAATAGCGCGGCGCGCAAAGACAGGCGCTTGCATGCGTCCCGTCCAGATGGCGCACATATTTCGGGTTGTCGAGGAAGGTCAGATCCCCTCTCCCGGCCATCTCGATTGGAGCGAAGCCAGAGATCTGACAATCCGGATCGCCACGCAAAAGCGTGGCGCCGGAAAGCTCTGCCACGTCACCGAGGCGGAGCGGCCCAAAGGGCGGAAAGAAGCGAGAGCGATCTGTCATGGTCGAAAAAGTTCGGCCGGCACAAGGCCGGCCTGAGG from Rhodopseudomonas julia harbors:
- the lpxD gene encoding UDP-3-O-(3-hydroxymyristoyl)glucosamine N-acyltransferase, whose protein sequence is MTDRSRFFPPFGPLRLGDVAELSGATLLRGDPDCQISGFAPIEMAGRGDLTFLDNPKYVRHLDGTHASACLCAPRYSGKVPEGVAVLETGEPYRAYSRILAEAFPSAVAPKNFASTPDEPLIAGNVHPTARLEEGVRVEIGAIIGPNVEIGSGTVIGAGSVLAHDVAIGRDCIIGPNATVQHALLGNRVRLYPGVQVGQDGFGFAMGTGGHMKVAQIGRVIIQDDVEIGAATTIDRGANRDTVIGEGTKIDNQVQIGHNVEIGRHCVIVAQVGISGSARIGDFVAIGGKTGINGHVTIGDGAQIASVSVVHGDVPAGARFGGVPAQPVKDWFREVTILRRIARRELGLDKD